One part of the Streptomyces sp. AM 2-1-1 genome encodes these proteins:
- a CDS encoding amidohydrolase — protein MKSRASLVHADGAPAGAAALPGRLSEELRAELIAFRRDLHMHPELGNQEFRTTAALKARLERAGLAPRVLSVGTGLMCDVGQWDGETPMLALRADIDALPIPDVKTGVPYRSTVPDRAHACGHDVHTTTVLGAGLVLAELDRRGELPHAVRLIFQPAEEVLPGGATDAIESGVLEGVGRIIGVHCDPKVDVGKIGLRVGAITSACDRLEITLDGPGGHTARPHLTTDLVTAAARVAVDVPALLARRVDARAGLAVTWGRLQTGHACNVIPQHAEMSGTVRCLDLDAWRDAPDLVHAAVDEVAGTHGAKTAITYVRGVPPVVNEAASVGLLDAAMTERRGPYSIEDTTQSLGGEDFSWYLEKVPGAMARLGVRAPGDTRGLDLHRGDFDVDEEAITVGVELFTAAALLNGAR, from the coding sequence TTGAAGTCCCGCGCGTCCCTCGTCCACGCCGACGGTGCACCGGCCGGTGCGGCCGCCCTGCCCGGCAGGCTCTCCGAAGAGCTCCGGGCCGAGCTGATCGCCTTCCGCCGCGACCTCCACATGCACCCGGAACTCGGCAACCAGGAGTTCCGCACCACCGCCGCCCTCAAGGCCCGGCTGGAACGGGCCGGGCTCGCCCCCCGCGTGCTCTCCGTCGGCACCGGTCTGATGTGCGACGTGGGGCAGTGGGACGGCGAGACGCCGATGCTGGCCCTGCGCGCGGACATCGACGCGCTGCCCATCCCGGACGTGAAGACGGGCGTGCCCTACCGCTCCACCGTCCCCGACCGGGCGCACGCCTGCGGCCACGACGTACACACCACCACGGTCCTCGGCGCCGGACTGGTCCTCGCCGAACTCGACCGCCGGGGCGAACTCCCGCACGCGGTCCGTCTGATCTTCCAGCCCGCCGAGGAGGTGCTGCCCGGCGGCGCCACCGACGCCATCGAGTCCGGCGTCCTGGAGGGTGTCGGCCGGATCATCGGCGTGCACTGCGACCCCAAGGTCGACGTCGGCAAGATCGGGCTGCGGGTCGGGGCCATCACCTCCGCCTGCGACCGGCTGGAGATCACGCTGGACGGGCCCGGCGGCCACACCGCGCGCCCGCACCTCACCACGGACCTGGTCACCGCCGCCGCCCGGGTGGCCGTGGACGTGCCCGCGCTGCTCGCCCGCCGGGTGGACGCGCGCGCCGGTCTCGCCGTCACCTGGGGCCGGCTGCAGACCGGGCACGCCTGCAACGTCATCCCGCAGCACGCGGAAATGTCCGGGACGGTCCGCTGCCTCGACCTCGACGCCTGGCGGGACGCCCCCGACCTGGTGCACGCGGCCGTGGACGAGGTCGCCGGGACGCACGGGGCCAAGACCGCCATCACCTACGTCCGGGGCGTGCCGCCCGTCGTCAACGAGGCGGCCTCCGTCGGGCTGCTCGACGCCGCGATGACCGAGCGGCGCGGACCGTACTCCATCGAGGACACCACGCAGAGCCTGGGCGGCGAGGACTTCTCCTGGTACCTGGAGAAGGTGCCGGGGGCCATGGCCCGGCTCGGCGTGCGGGCGCCCGGGGACACCCGCGGCCTGGACCTGCACCGGGGCGATTTCGACGTCGACGAGGAGGCCATCACCGTCGGGGTGGAGCTGTTCACCGCCGCGGCGCTGCTCAACGGCGCGCGGTAG
- a CDS encoding ABC transporter ATP-binding protein, translated as MTASSPPAVEIRGITKRFPGVVANHDIDITVAKGTVHALIGENGAGKSTLMKILYGMQKPDEGTIAVDGETVTFAGPADAIARGVGMVHQHFMLADNLSVLENVVLGAEKLHGIGGAARSKILEISDAYGLGVRPDVLVEELGVADRQRVEILKVLYRGARTLILDEPTAVLVPQEVDALFDNLRELKAEGLTVIFISHKLGEVLSVADEITVIRRGTTVGTADPRTATTKQLAELMVGSELPSPETRESTVTDVPMLTVDALRLTATDSDGLVREVLDDIGFTIHKGEVLGIAGVEGNGQSELIEALTGLRDPDGGTITLDGADISHASTRKRREGGLGVIPEDRHRHGLLLESPLWENRILGHVTEKPNSRGVFLDLKAARTDTERIVREYDVRTPGIDVTAASLSGGNQQKLIVGREMSHKPKLLIAAHPTRGVDVGAQAQIWDQIREARREGLAVLLISADLDELIGLSDTLRVMYRGRLVADADPASITPEELGTAMTGAASGHIAHDDTIAHDENGESR; from the coding sequence ATCACCGCGTCCAGCCCTCCTGCCGTAGAAATCCGCGGCATCACCAAGCGCTTCCCCGGCGTCGTCGCCAACCACGACATCGACATCACCGTCGCCAAGGGCACCGTCCACGCGCTCATCGGCGAGAACGGCGCCGGCAAGTCGACCCTGATGAAGATCCTGTACGGCATGCAGAAGCCGGACGAGGGCACCATCGCGGTGGACGGGGAGACCGTCACCTTCGCCGGCCCCGCCGACGCCATCGCGCGCGGGGTGGGCATGGTCCACCAGCACTTCATGCTCGCCGACAACCTCTCCGTACTGGAGAACGTCGTCCTCGGCGCGGAGAAGCTGCACGGCATCGGCGGCGCGGCCCGGAGCAAGATCCTGGAGATCTCCGACGCGTACGGGCTCGGCGTCCGCCCCGACGTCCTCGTCGAGGAGCTCGGCGTCGCCGACCGGCAGCGCGTGGAGATCCTCAAGGTCCTCTACCGCGGCGCCCGCACCCTCATCCTCGACGAGCCCACCGCGGTCCTCGTCCCCCAGGAGGTCGACGCGCTCTTCGACAACCTCCGGGAGCTCAAGGCCGAGGGCCTGACCGTCATCTTCATCTCGCACAAGCTCGGCGAGGTGCTCTCCGTGGCCGACGAGATCACCGTCATCCGCCGGGGCACCACCGTCGGCACCGCCGACCCGCGCACCGCCACCACCAAGCAGCTCGCCGAGCTGATGGTCGGCAGCGAGCTGCCCTCGCCGGAGACCCGCGAGTCGACCGTCACCGACGTGCCCATGCTCACCGTCGACGCACTGCGGCTCACCGCGACCGACTCCGACGGCCTGGTCCGCGAGGTCCTCGACGACATCGGCTTCACCATCCACAAGGGTGAGGTCCTCGGCATCGCCGGCGTCGAGGGCAACGGCCAGAGCGAACTGATCGAGGCGCTCACCGGTCTGCGCGACCCCGACGGCGGCACCATCACCCTGGACGGCGCGGACATCTCGCACGCCTCGACCCGCAAGCGCCGCGAAGGCGGCCTCGGCGTCATCCCCGAGGACCGGCACCGCCACGGCCTGCTGCTGGAATCCCCGCTCTGGGAGAACCGCATCCTCGGCCACGTCACCGAGAAGCCCAACAGCCGGGGCGTCTTCCTCGACCTGAAGGCGGCCCGCACCGACACCGAGCGGATCGTGCGCGAGTACGACGTCCGTACCCCCGGTATCGACGTCACCGCGGCCTCGCTCTCCGGCGGCAACCAGCAGAAGCTGATCGTCGGCCGCGAGATGAGCCACAAGCCGAAGCTGCTCATCGCCGCGCACCCCACCCGGGGCGTGGACGTGGGCGCGCAGGCGCAGATCTGGGACCAGATCCGCGAGGCGCGCCGCGAGGGCCTCGCGGTGCTCCTCATCTCGGCCGACCTGGACGAACTGATCGGCCTGTCCGACACGCTGCGCGTCATGTACCGCGGCCGCCTGGTCGCGGACGCCGACCCCGCGAGCATCACGCCGGAGGAGCTGGGCACCGCCATGACCGGCGCGGCCTCCGGCCACATCGCGCACGACGACACCATCGCGCACGACGAGAACGGTGAGAGCCGATGA
- a CDS encoding BMP family ABC transporter substrate-binding protein, protein MRRITRIATVGIASAAFALSVTACGGKTSSEGSSDSSSSSSSSSGKAALAYDIGGRGDQSFNDAAYAGLEKASKELGFKGVEAEPSEGESDADKIQRLTELARGGNNPVIGVGFVYASAIAEVAAKFPDTTFGIIDDSSKPTKNTANLVFNEEQGSYLAGVAAAKVTKTNTVGFIGGVETPLIKKFEAGYVQGVKDTKAGVNVKVQYLTQPPDFTGFSKPDLGKAAAQGQLDAGADVIYSAAGLAGSGAIEVTAKANKWAIGVDSDQYNQAGLADYKDHILTSVTKDVADSVFNLIKSVKDGKPQSGEIRAGLATDGVGLATSNPAFTGMKDVTAAIEKAKADIIAGTITVKTAP, encoded by the coding sequence GTGCGCCGGATCACCAGGATCGCCACCGTGGGCATCGCGTCCGCGGCTTTCGCGCTCTCCGTCACGGCTTGTGGCGGTAAGACCTCCTCCGAGGGCAGCAGCGACAGCAGCAGCAGCAGCTCGTCCTCCAGCGGCAAGGCCGCCCTCGCCTACGACATCGGTGGCCGCGGCGACCAGTCGTTCAACGACGCCGCCTACGCGGGCCTGGAGAAGGCCTCGAAGGAGCTCGGCTTCAAGGGGGTCGAGGCGGAGCCCTCCGAGGGCGAGAGCGACGCGGACAAGATCCAGCGCCTGACGGAGCTCGCGCGCGGCGGCAACAACCCGGTCATCGGCGTCGGCTTCGTCTACGCCAGCGCCATCGCCGAGGTCGCCGCGAAGTTCCCGGACACCACGTTCGGCATCATCGACGACAGCTCGAAGCCCACGAAGAACACCGCCAACCTGGTGTTCAACGAGGAGCAGGGCTCCTACCTGGCCGGCGTCGCCGCCGCCAAGGTCACCAAGACCAACACGGTCGGCTTCATCGGTGGTGTCGAGACCCCGCTGATCAAGAAGTTCGAGGCCGGTTACGTCCAGGGCGTCAAGGACACCAAGGCCGGCGTCAACGTCAAGGTCCAGTACCTGACGCAGCCGCCGGACTTCACGGGCTTCTCCAAGCCCGACCTCGGCAAGGCCGCCGCGCAGGGCCAGCTCGACGCGGGCGCCGACGTGATCTACTCGGCCGCCGGTCTCGCGGGCTCCGGTGCCATCGAGGTCACCGCCAAGGCGAACAAGTGGGCCATCGGCGTCGACTCCGACCAGTACAACCAGGCCGGCCTCGCCGACTACAAGGACCACATCCTGACGTCGGTCACCAAGGACGTCGCCGACTCGGTCTTCAACCTGATCAAGTCGGTCAAGGACGGCAAGCCCCAGTCCGGCGAGATCCGCGCCGGCCTGGCCACGGACGGCGTCGGCCTGGCGACCTCCAACCCCGCCTTCACCGGCATGAAGGACGTCACCGCCGCGATCGAGAAGGCGAAGGCCGACATCATCGCCGGCACGATCACCGTCAAGACCGCCCCGTAA
- a CDS encoding ABC transporter permease, with amino-acid sequence MSTVPTTSTATTAPGKGGGRRRLSLPVVLLIAAAGLALFSLTRVISGANDLTSIGQVSGALQLAVPIGLAGLGGLWAERAGVVNIGLEGMMILGTWFGAWAGYQWGPWTGVLMGIVGGALGGLLHAVMTVTFKVNHIVSGVAINILAVGVTRYLSNYTFAEAEGGSSKQSPRIGEITDITVPGLSDWMADLQAHHWFFVSDLAGIIGGVVTHLSLLTVVAIALIPATWWVLWRTAFGLRLRSCGENPVAAESLGVNVYTYKYIAVAVSGALAGLAGAFLAIVSTGIYQEGQTGGRGYIGLAAMIFGNWMPGGMALGAGLFGFTDSLKLRGGAENVHAVLLFLAILLVAAVVWQLVRRRWVGAAVSAVFSAALFVWYALTDEVPSQFVDAAPYVATLLVLALSAQRLRMPKADGVPYFKGQGS; translated from the coding sequence ATGAGCACCGTCCCGACGACGTCCACCGCCACCACCGCGCCCGGGAAGGGCGGCGGCCGGCGCAGGCTGAGCCTGCCGGTCGTCCTCTTGATCGCCGCGGCCGGTCTGGCGCTGTTCTCGCTGACCCGCGTGATCAGCGGGGCGAACGACCTGACCTCCATCGGCCAGGTGTCCGGCGCGCTCCAGCTCGCCGTCCCGATCGGCCTCGCCGGACTCGGCGGCCTGTGGGCCGAACGCGCCGGTGTCGTCAACATCGGCCTCGAAGGCATGATGATCCTCGGCACCTGGTTCGGCGCCTGGGCCGGCTACCAGTGGGGCCCGTGGACCGGCGTCCTGATGGGCATCGTGGGCGGCGCCCTCGGGGGCCTGCTGCACGCCGTGATGACCGTGACGTTCAAGGTCAACCACATCGTCTCCGGTGTGGCGATCAACATCCTCGCCGTGGGCGTCACCCGCTACCTGTCGAACTACACCTTCGCCGAGGCGGAGGGCGGCTCCTCCAAGCAGTCCCCCCGCATCGGCGAGATCACCGACATCACGGTCCCCGGGCTCTCGGACTGGATGGCCGACCTCCAGGCCCACCACTGGTTCTTCGTCTCCGACCTCGCGGGCATCATCGGCGGTGTGGTCACCCACCTCTCGCTGCTGACCGTGGTGGCGATCGCGCTGATCCCCGCCACCTGGTGGGTGCTCTGGCGCACCGCCTTCGGGCTGCGGCTCCGCTCCTGCGGTGAGAACCCGGTGGCCGCCGAGTCGCTCGGCGTCAACGTCTACACGTACAAGTACATCGCCGTCGCCGTCTCGGGCGCTCTCGCCGGCCTCGCGGGCGCCTTCCTCGCGATCGTCTCCACCGGCATCTACCAGGAGGGCCAGACCGGCGGCCGCGGTTACATCGGTCTCGCCGCGATGATCTTCGGCAACTGGATGCCCGGCGGCATGGCGCTCGGCGCCGGCCTCTTCGGCTTCACCGACAGCCTGAAGCTGCGCGGTGGCGCCGAGAACGTCCACGCGGTGCTGCTCTTCCTGGCGATCCTGCTGGTCGCCGCGGTGGTCTGGCAGCTCGTCCGGCGCCGTTGGGTCGGCGCGGCCGTCTCCGCCGTCTTCTCCGCCGCGCTCTTCGTCTGGTACGCGCTGACCGACGAGGTGCCCAGCCAGTTCGTGGACGCCGCCCCGTACGTGGCGACCCTGCTGGTCCTCGCGCTCTCCGCGCAGCGGCTGCGGATGCCGAAGGCCGACGGCGTGCCGTACTTCAAGGGCCAGGGGTCGTGA
- a CDS encoding thymidine phosphorylase, which yields MDVISVIRTKRDRGELTPAQIDWVIDAYTRGEVADEQMSALAMAILLNGMNRAEIARWTAAMIASGERMDFAALSRPTTDKHSTGGVGDKITLPLAPLVAACGAAVPQLSGRGLGHTGGTLDKLESIPGWRAHLSTEEMLSVLDTTGAVICAAGDGLAPADKKLYALRDVTGTVEAIPLIASSIMSKKIAEGTGALVLDVKVGSGAFMKTIEDARELASTMVALGTDSGVRTVALLTDMSTPLGLTAGNALEVRESVEVLAGGGPKDVVDLTLALAREMLDAAGLKDADPRKALADGSAMDVWRRMISAQGGDPDAELPVARERHVLTAPSSGVLTRLDAYDIGVAAWRLGAGRARKEDAVQAGAGVELHAKPGDTVTEGQPLLTLHTDTSEKFSYALDALPAAWDIAPAGTGFTAPPVVRGRIA from the coding sequence ATGGACGTCATCTCCGTCATCCGCACCAAGCGGGACCGCGGCGAACTGACCCCCGCACAGATCGACTGGGTCATCGACGCGTACACCCGCGGCGAGGTCGCGGACGAGCAGATGTCCGCCCTGGCCATGGCGATCCTGCTGAACGGCATGAACCGCGCGGAGATCGCCCGCTGGACCGCCGCGATGATCGCCTCCGGTGAGCGGATGGACTTCGCCGCGCTCTCCCGCCCCACCACCGACAAGCACTCCACCGGCGGGGTCGGCGACAAGATCACCCTGCCGCTCGCCCCGCTCGTCGCCGCCTGCGGCGCGGCCGTCCCGCAGCTCAGCGGCCGGGGCCTCGGCCACACCGGCGGCACCCTCGACAAGCTGGAGTCCATCCCCGGCTGGCGGGCCCACCTCTCCACCGAGGAGATGCTGAGCGTCCTCGACACCACCGGCGCCGTCATCTGCGCCGCCGGGGACGGTCTCGCCCCCGCCGACAAGAAGCTCTACGCGCTCCGCGACGTCACCGGCACCGTCGAGGCGATCCCGCTGATCGCCAGCTCGATCATGTCCAAGAAGATCGCCGAGGGCACCGGCGCGCTCGTCCTCGACGTCAAGGTCGGCAGCGGCGCGTTCATGAAGACGATCGAGGACGCCCGCGAACTCGCCTCCACCATGGTCGCCCTCGGCACCGACAGCGGAGTGCGCACGGTCGCCCTGCTCACCGACATGTCCACCCCGCTCGGCCTCACCGCGGGCAACGCCCTGGAGGTGCGGGAGTCCGTCGAGGTGCTCGCCGGCGGCGGCCCGAAGGACGTCGTCGACCTCACCCTGGCGCTCGCCCGCGAGATGCTGGACGCGGCGGGCCTCAAGGACGCCGATCCCCGCAAGGCGCTCGCCGACGGCTCCGCGATGGACGTCTGGCGCCGCATGATCTCCGCCCAGGGCGGCGACCCGGACGCGGAACTCCCGGTCGCCCGCGAGCGGCACGTCCTCACCGCACCCTCCTCCGGCGTGCTGACCCGGCTGGACGCCTACGACATCGGCGTCGCCGCCTGGCGCCTCGGCGCGGGCCGGGCCCGCAAGGAGGACGCGGTGCAGGCGGGGGCCGGCGTCGAACTGCACGCCAAGCCCGGCGACACCGTCACCGAGGGCCAGCCGCTGCTCACCCTCCACACGGACACCTCGGAGAAGTTCTCCTACGCCCTCGACGCCCTGCCCGCCGCCTGGGACATCGCCCCGGCCGGCACCGGCTTCACCGCGCCCCCGGTGGTGCGCGGACGCATCGCGTAA
- a CDS encoding L,D-transpeptidase, with protein MRRAGVLTAAGLVAAPALVLATGTAAEAASCTTSRGPYQKQVEKFLGRPIDGKQSTADCAATQKFQRTHGITPTIGYAGPLTWRTMNTMLAQKAAGKNPNKAKKCPTNKGRIACVDLTRQLSWIQDGAKLVYGPVPVRTGRDGAETRTGAKKIYWRHLEHWSTLYHVSMPYSQFFDGGQAFHSVTKSMWNPPGSAGCVNMRPTDAKAYWKLLRNGDDVHVYGRKPGT; from the coding sequence CTGCGGCGGGCGGGGGTGCTGACGGCCGCGGGGCTGGTGGCCGCCCCCGCGCTGGTGCTCGCGACGGGAACGGCCGCCGAGGCCGCCTCGTGCACCACGTCCCGGGGGCCGTACCAGAAGCAGGTCGAGAAGTTCCTCGGGCGGCCGATCGACGGCAAGCAGTCCACCGCCGACTGCGCGGCGACCCAGAAGTTCCAGCGGACGCACGGGATCACGCCCACCATCGGTTACGCCGGGCCGCTCACCTGGCGCACGATGAACACCATGCTGGCGCAGAAGGCGGCCGGGAAGAACCCGAACAAGGCGAAGAAGTGCCCCACGAACAAGGGGCGCATCGCCTGCGTCGACCTCACCCGGCAGCTGAGCTGGATCCAGGACGGGGCGAAGCTGGTGTACGGGCCGGTACCGGTGCGCACCGGCCGCGACGGCGCGGAGACGCGCACCGGCGCGAAGAAGATCTACTGGCGCCACCTGGAGCACTGGTCGACGCTCTACCACGTCTCGATGCCGTACTCGCAGTTCTTCGACGGTGGCCAGGCCTTCCACTCGGTCACCAAGTCCATGTGGAACCCGCCGGGATCGGCCGGCTGCGTCAACATGCGCCCCACGGACGCGAAGGCGTACTGGAAGCTGCTGAGGAACGGCGACGACGTGCACGTGTACGGGCGCAAGCCCGGCACCTGA
- a CDS encoding sigma-70 family RNA polymerase sigma factor, which produces MSDLTTAKDAPGAAEAGSVESRLEGHRVELTGYCYRMLGSAFEAEDAVQDTMVRAWRNFEKFEGRSSLRSWLYRIATNVCLDMLTAGNKRARPVDLSGPTPLARAALNPLPENTWLEPMPDGRILPSPTDPAEAAVARESVRLAFVAALQHLPPKQRVVLILREVLAWKAAEVAELLDTSVASVNSALQRARATLTEAGERGPGPDTTDPLDEEQRKLLERYVAAFEGYDMKALTALLHEDAVMTMPPFDLWLRGHDDITGFMLSVGAACAGSRLVATAANGTPAFAHYKPDPDGPGFVPWAVQVIDIEDGAISGMHCFLDTPRWFPLFGLPDRLDADGK; this is translated from the coding sequence ATGAGTGATCTCACGACGGCGAAGGACGCGCCCGGGGCGGCGGAGGCCGGGAGCGTCGAGAGCCGGCTGGAGGGACACCGGGTCGAGCTCACCGGGTACTGCTACCGGATGCTCGGCTCGGCCTTCGAGGCCGAGGACGCGGTCCAGGACACCATGGTCCGCGCCTGGCGCAACTTCGAGAAGTTCGAGGGGCGTTCGTCGCTGCGCTCGTGGCTGTACCGGATCGCGACCAACGTCTGTCTGGACATGCTGACGGCGGGCAACAAGCGCGCCCGGCCGGTCGACCTGTCCGGGCCGACCCCGCTCGCGCGGGCGGCGCTCAACCCGCTGCCGGAGAACACCTGGCTGGAACCGATGCCGGACGGGCGCATCCTCCCGTCACCCACCGACCCGGCCGAGGCGGCCGTGGCGCGCGAGTCGGTGCGCCTCGCCTTCGTGGCGGCTCTCCAGCACCTGCCGCCCAAGCAGCGGGTGGTGCTGATCCTGCGCGAGGTCCTCGCGTGGAAGGCCGCCGAGGTCGCCGAACTGCTCGACACCTCCGTCGCCTCGGTCAACAGCGCGCTGCAACGGGCCCGCGCCACCCTGACCGAGGCCGGGGAGCGCGGCCCCGGCCCCGACACCACCGACCCGCTCGACGAGGAACAGCGCAAGCTCCTGGAGCGGTACGTCGCCGCCTTCGAGGGGTACGACATGAAGGCGCTCACCGCGCTCCTCCACGAGGACGCCGTGATGACCATGCCGCCGTTCGACCTCTGGCTCCGGGGACACGACGACATCACCGGCTTCATGCTCTCCGTCGGCGCCGCGTGCGCCGGCTCCCGGCTGGTGGCCACCGCCGCCAACGGCACCCCGGCCTTCGCCCACTACAAGCCGGACCCGGACGGCCCGGGGTTCGTGCCGTGGGCGGTGCAGGTCATCGACATCGAGGACGGCGCCATCAGCGGGATGCACTGCTTCCTGGACACCCCGCGCTGGTTCCCGCTCTTCGGGCTGCCGGACCGCCTGGACGCCGACGGGAAGTGA
- a CDS encoding ABC transporter permease, producing the protein MKKFDRDRLLLGVAGPALALVVAFLLTAVVLLLSGNSPFEPFRLMFENAEYVDVQVLIVNQTGTYYLAALAVAIGFRMNLFNIGVDGQYRLAAMVAAVVGASVTLPGPLHILLILITAMAVGAFWSGIAGVLKMMRGVSEVVSTIMLNAIATSLIAWLILTDNFGVQPTGSNDLNTGEIASSGWFPGLDAGDGGTIYGFTFVAFALGVVYWFTLGRTRFGFDLRATGASESAARASGVDAKKMVLTAMLISGAVAGLVGMPILLGQSHTYNLSFPAGVGFMGITVALLGRNNPVGMFFAALLMSFLEKTSASLDQYGYPQEIAMIMQGLIVISVVVSYELVRQYGLRRQQQKVGEELAAQARENREGAAA; encoded by the coding sequence ATGAAGAAGTTCGACAGGGACCGGCTGCTCCTGGGCGTCGCCGGTCCGGCGCTCGCCCTGGTGGTGGCGTTCCTGCTCACCGCGGTGGTGCTGCTGCTCTCCGGCAACAGCCCCTTCGAGCCGTTCCGGCTGATGTTCGAGAACGCCGAGTACGTCGACGTACAGGTGCTGATCGTCAACCAGACCGGCACCTACTACCTCGCCGCGCTCGCCGTCGCGATCGGGTTCCGGATGAACCTGTTCAACATCGGTGTCGACGGGCAGTACCGGCTCGCCGCGATGGTGGCCGCCGTCGTCGGCGCCTCGGTGACCCTGCCCGGACCGCTGCACATCCTGCTGATCCTGATCACCGCCATGGCGGTCGGCGCCTTCTGGTCCGGCATCGCCGGTGTGCTCAAGATGATGCGGGGCGTCAGCGAGGTCGTCTCCACGATCATGCTGAACGCCATCGCGACCAGCCTGATCGCCTGGCTGATCCTGACGGACAACTTCGGCGTCCAGCCGACCGGCTCCAACGACCTCAACACCGGCGAGATCGCCTCCTCCGGCTGGTTCCCCGGCCTGGACGCCGGTGACGGCGGCACGATCTACGGCTTCACCTTCGTCGCCTTCGCCCTCGGCGTCGTCTACTGGTTCACGCTGGGCCGCACCCGCTTCGGCTTCGACCTGCGCGCCACCGGTGCCAGCGAGAGCGCCGCCCGGGCCAGCGGTGTGGACGCCAAGAAGATGGTGCTGACGGCCATGCTGATCTCCGGCGCGGTCGCCGGTCTGGTCGGCATGCCGATCCTGCTCGGCCAGAGCCACACCTACAACCTCAGCTTCCCCGCCGGGGTCGGCTTCATGGGCATCACCGTCGCCCTGCTGGGCCGCAACAACCCGGTCGGCATGTTCTTCGCGGCCCTGCTGATGTCGTTCCTGGAGAAGACCTCGGCCTCCCTGGACCAGTACGGGTACCCGCAGGAAATCGCCATGATCATGCAGGGACTGATCGTGATCTCCGTCGTCGTCTCCTACGAACTTGTCCGCCAGTACGGGCTCCGCCGACAGCAGCAGAAGGTCGGCGAGGAACTCGCCGCCCAGGCCCGCGAGAACCGTGAGGGAGCAGCGGCATGA
- a CDS encoding cytidine deaminase produces MTTPVVPDWEGLRKAAREAMSRAYAPYSAYPVGAAALVDDGRTVAGCNVENASYGIGLCAECGLVSALAATGGGRLTHFTCVDGAGEILVPCGRCRQLLYEFGGPDLVLETPDGLRTLAEMLPQAFGPQHLA; encoded by the coding sequence GTGACTACCCCGGTGGTGCCCGACTGGGAAGGGCTGCGGAAGGCGGCCCGGGAGGCGATGTCCCGGGCGTACGCCCCGTACTCCGCCTACCCGGTCGGCGCCGCCGCCCTGGTCGACGACGGCCGCACCGTCGCCGGCTGCAACGTCGAGAACGCCTCGTACGGCATCGGCCTCTGCGCCGAGTGCGGGCTGGTCTCCGCACTCGCGGCCACCGGCGGCGGCCGGCTCACCCACTTCACCTGCGTGGACGGGGCCGGCGAGATCCTGGTGCCGTGCGGCCGCTGCCGCCAGCTGCTGTACGAGTTCGGGGGCCCGGACCTCGTCCTGGAGACCCCGGACGGGCTGCGCACCCTCGCCGAGATGCTGCCGCAGGCCTTCGGGCCGCAGCACCTGGCCTGA
- a CDS encoding STAS domain-containing protein, with protein MEATPPSTQPPSPRSPGGPPPEPPGSAPPATGPPVTLVVTGRITRARVPELCAELERLLALSGRSAAPAACDLAGVVRPDLSAVEAVARLSLTARRAGGGPLRLCAVPPELRTLLELVGLADVMDLPGFADGP; from the coding sequence GTGGAAGCCACGCCCCCGAGCACCCAGCCGCCCAGCCCCCGGTCGCCGGGCGGCCCGCCGCCCGAGCCGCCGGGCAGCGCACCGCCGGCCACCGGTCCGCCGGTGACCCTCGTCGTCACCGGCCGGATCACCCGCGCCCGGGTGCCGGAGCTCTGCGCCGAGCTGGAGCGGCTGCTCGCCCTGTCCGGCCGGTCCGCCGCCCCGGCCGCGTGCGACCTGGCCGGAGTGGTCCGCCCCGACCTCTCCGCCGTGGAGGCGGTCGCCCGGCTCTCCCTCACCGCCCGCCGGGCGGGCGGCGGGCCCCTGCGGCTGTGCGCCGTACCGCCCGAACTGCGCACCCTGCTGGAGCTGGTGGGGCTGGCGGACGTGATGGATCTGCCGGGGTTCGCCGACGGGCCCTGA